In Mastigocladopsis repens PCC 10914, a single window of DNA contains:
- a CDS encoding Npun_R2821/Npun_R2822 family protein, producing MTRGIYIVANDRVLDNAITLLNSIRLYDKEVPIFLIPFNDDYQNVANTLSGLHNVQVFPNVEFVDTFTKRIGEIFPRDFLALPNKMRKLVVWFGPLDEFIYIDTDIIVFEKIADNLDKLSEVDFFCCDYHHKSEGLRNIFSPFVREQHIFSEEQLQDVFNSGFWASRKGVITEQQMEDSLRECSMHKEYFDFSQGVTDQPILNYLVLKHIAKRCNLVRLPGGETGSWAGSRHFQEKDYVLYDQGKKLKYLHWAGTPIKPGGSYWKLWEHYRYLHEERLPLLQRLFRR from the coding sequence ATGACTCGGGGAATTTATATTGTTGCTAATGACCGCGTTTTGGATAATGCTATTACATTATTAAATAGCATTAGGCTCTACGACAAGGAAGTTCCAATTTTTCTCATACCATTTAATGACGATTATCAAAATGTAGCCAATACCCTCTCTGGTTTACACAACGTTCAGGTTTTTCCCAATGTAGAATTTGTTGATACTTTCACCAAACGCATAGGAGAAATTTTTCCACGGGACTTCTTAGCCCTACCCAACAAAATGCGTAAACTGGTGGTATGGTTTGGTCCTTTAGATGAGTTTATTTATATTGATACGGATATTATTGTTTTTGAGAAAATCGCCGACAATTTAGATAAGCTATCGGAAGTTGATTTCTTCTGTTGTGATTATCATCATAAAAGTGAGGGGCTGCGAAATATCTTTTCGCCCTTTGTGAGAGAACAGCACATTTTTTCTGAAGAACAACTCCAAGACGTGTTCAACAGTGGATTTTGGGCTTCTAGAAAGGGAGTGATAACCGAGCAACAAATGGAGGACTCTTTGCGTGAGTGTTCAATGCACAAGGAGTATTTTGACTTTTCCCAAGGAGTGACAGACCAGCCCATTCTGAACTACTTAGTGCTGAAACATATTGCTAAACGCTGTAATCTCGTCAGACTTCCTGGAGGAGAAACAGGTAGTTGGGCGGGTTCGCGTCATTTTCAGGAGAAGGATTACGTTCTCTATGACCAAGGTAAAAAGCTGAAATATCTCCATTGGGCTGGTACACCCATAAAGCCAGGTGGTTCCTATTGGAAATTGTGGGAACACTATCGCTACCTTCATGAAGAAAGGCTTCCCCTACTGCAAAGACTTTTTCGCCGTTAA
- a CDS encoding Npun_R2821/Npun_R2822 family protein, whose translation MNGICTLANDVVFDQLVALLNSIEVILGSETPVCIYPFDDRLERISAEIATRPNVFIYDDEESIERWDQFMLAAAPERLNRSKFRLYGAHRRFCAFDAPFDKFIYLDADTLVMNSLAAVFEKLENYDWVVYDFQYKDVSKVYNPNSPKLIKVFEQSRLDSEIFCSGFYASKRGIFNAEQRAWLISQLQEAGEAEILYSGAGEQPLLNYMVMRSGLAIYNFALQLRDSGATGCSVTSKHFEERDHILYDKGNRLTYLHYIGVPPHITQAVCAGENIEFPYRDLFLYYRYLREPEKRPVFKTLPKSADAPPPSLLKRALRKLKLIS comes from the coding sequence ATGAACGGTATTTGCACCCTTGCCAATGATGTAGTGTTCGACCAATTGGTCGCTTTGCTTAATAGTATCGAGGTTATATTAGGCTCAGAAACTCCTGTTTGCATATATCCTTTTGATGATCGGCTAGAGCGGATTTCGGCTGAAATTGCGACTCGTCCCAATGTGTTTATTTACGACGATGAAGAATCCATCGAGCGCTGGGATCAATTCATGCTTGCAGCAGCACCCGAGCGTTTGAACCGGAGTAAATTTAGACTTTATGGTGCTCACCGCCGTTTTTGTGCTTTTGATGCTCCCTTTGATAAATTTATCTACTTGGATGCTGACACTCTAGTGATGAACTCACTGGCGGCGGTGTTTGAGAAGTTAGAAAATTATGATTGGGTCGTCTACGATTTCCAATATAAAGATGTTAGTAAAGTTTACAACCCAAACTCTCCAAAGTTAATCAAAGTTTTTGAGCAAAGCCGGCTTGATTCAGAAATATTTTGCTCAGGATTTTATGCCTCAAAACGGGGCATTTTTAACGCAGAGCAAAGAGCGTGGCTGATATCCCAATTGCAAGAAGCTGGTGAGGCAGAAATTTTGTACTCAGGCGCTGGTGAACAACCACTGCTGAACTATATGGTCATGAGGTCTGGTCTTGCCATTTATAACTTTGCTTTGCAACTACGAGATAGTGGAGCAACCGGATGTTCTGTCACCTCAAAGCACTTCGAGGAACGAGACCATATTCTATATGATAAAGGTAATCGACTCACATACCTGCATTATATAGGAGTTCCACCTCATATTACTCAGGCAGTTTGTGCTGGCGAAAACATTGAGTTTCCCTATCGAGATTTATTTCTCTACTATCGTTACCTTCGCGAACCAGAGAAGCGTCCAGTTTTTAAAACTTTGCCAAAAAGTGCTGACGCTCCGCCACCGAGTTTGCTCAAAAGAGCTTTGAGAAAATTAAAATTAATTAGTTAA
- a CDS encoding glycosyltransferase family 10 domain-containing protein gives MSIKTIGMISSYRGLEKKADWLWQQTPEQFGVWRNIQMQATAPKPDFLLMYQFDFPAAPQQKSWWKPFRKQSQKSELNINSLLRGVPKEQVIYLLREPPLDEVVEISKQNYQQAKKYCGYVSGPDDFAPTPNYMPAIWYHSNSFRELNEMRPPEKVAPCSWITSGISRTANHRQRLQFLQALQTSEVKFDLYGRGLPAGAKTSGELGNKWYGMAPYYYNLAIENYAENNWYVSEKLWDALLAWCLPIYYGGPAADKLLPPGSFLRLPSLDEKGIAYIQEVTATPDAWYAAKDAIAEARQIILHELNLMNWLSNFVAKTT, from the coding sequence ATGAGCATAAAAACTATTGGTATGATCAGCAGCTATCGCGGTCTTGAGAAAAAAGCCGACTGGCTGTGGCAACAAACCCCCGAACAATTTGGTGTCTGGCGCAACATACAAATGCAAGCAACAGCACCAAAGCCAGATTTTCTGCTCATGTATCAATTTGACTTTCCTGCTGCTCCCCAGCAGAAAAGTTGGTGGAAACCTTTTCGCAAACAATCTCAAAAATCAGAATTAAACATCAACTCTCTCTTGCGCGGAGTTCCCAAAGAACAGGTGATTTATCTCCTGCGAGAACCACCATTAGATGAAGTGGTTGAAATAAGTAAACAGAATTATCAACAAGCCAAAAAGTATTGCGGTTACGTATCAGGTCCGGATGATTTTGCTCCCACTCCCAACTACATGCCTGCTATTTGGTATCATAGCAACTCGTTTCGCGAATTAAATGAAATGCGACCGCCCGAAAAGGTAGCCCCTTGCAGTTGGATTACCTCTGGTATTAGCCGTACAGCCAACCATCGCCAGCGGTTACAGTTTTTGCAGGCTTTACAAACAAGTGAAGTTAAGTTTGATTTGTATGGACGCGGCTTACCCGCAGGGGCAAAAACATCGGGAGAACTCGGCAATAAATGGTATGGCATGGCACCATACTATTACAATCTGGCAATTGAAAACTATGCCGAAAATAATTGGTATGTGAGTGAAAAACTTTGGGATGCATTGCTAGCATGGTGCTTGCCAATTTACTATGGAGGACCTGCTGCCGATAAATTATTACCACCAGGTAGTTTTTTGCGATTACCCAGCTTGGATGAAAAAGGCATTGCCTACATTCAAGAAGTCACTGCTACCCCTGACGCTTGGTATGCGGCAAAAGATGCGATCGCCGAAGCGCGGCAAATTATCTTACACGAACTCAATCTCATGAACTGGCTATCTAACTTTGTTGCTAAAACAACCTAA
- a CDS encoding glycosyltransferase family 4 protein, giving the protein MKKPASKTDYIFFIGDELPKPEAHLVQSTNSANAAANLGYSTILVYLYKGLAAFNPIDLLLPFRPRKTPEPLVKYYNLQDKLKVAPLPMPWPIDSFPSKITNSNTIASKYYLPFHILPKTKLVHSRDWNFVKAAVKNGVPAIYEHHHHEDKPFEPEIVNSPLFQVAVTVADTVRETMIQHGMPPEKLIKLHNGYNRLFMMRQPEKAAEWRKKLLVDGRSHLVVYAGALRQFKGINVLIDVAGAMPNIQFVCAGGDEKEVAHYRQLAKEKQVNNMTFLGYILHEDLASLLQAADILAHPHCSGNAATFTSPLKLFDYFASGTPIVATEIPSLIEFKNTKAIAAWCEPDNPSQFATAVAQVLKTHPRKIEGYSDTTDFVKQFSWENRAAKILSYVDESLRPQIVA; this is encoded by the coding sequence ATGAAAAAACCTGCATCTAAAACAGATTATATTTTTTTTATTGGAGATGAGTTACCTAAACCAGAAGCTCACTTAGTTCAGTCTACAAATTCGGCCAATGCCGCCGCAAACTTAGGTTATTCAACAATTTTGGTGTATCTCTATAAAGGATTAGCAGCGTTCAACCCAATTGATTTGCTTCTTCCTTTTCGACCCAGAAAAACACCAGAACCTCTGGTGAAATATTATAACCTTCAAGACAAACTAAAAGTTGCTCCTCTACCTATGCCTTGGCCTATTGACTCTTTTCCAAGCAAAATTACAAACTCTAACACAATCGCCTCAAAGTATTATTTGCCTTTTCACATACTACCTAAAACCAAACTTGTCCATAGCCGTGACTGGAACTTTGTAAAAGCTGCTGTTAAAAATGGAGTTCCAGCAATTTACGAACACCATCATCACGAAGACAAGCCATTTGAACCAGAAATAGTTAATAGTCCGCTGTTTCAAGTTGCTGTAACAGTTGCTGATACAGTCCGAGAAACTATGATCCAACATGGAATGCCACCGGAAAAATTGATTAAGCTACACAATGGCTACAATCGCTTGTTTATGATGAGACAGCCGGAGAAAGCAGCAGAATGGCGCAAAAAACTACTGGTAGATGGACGCTCACATCTAGTAGTCTATGCGGGAGCGCTACGACAATTTAAAGGCATTAATGTGCTAATTGATGTTGCAGGTGCAATGCCAAATATTCAATTCGTCTGTGCAGGCGGTGATGAGAAAGAAGTTGCACATTATCGGCAATTAGCCAAAGAAAAACAGGTTAACAACATGACATTTTTGGGCTACATCTTACACGAAGATTTAGCATCTTTGCTGCAAGCCGCCGATATATTGGCTCACCCCCATTGTTCAGGAAATGCAGCAACTTTCACCTCTCCCCTCAAATTGTTTGACTACTTTGCCTCTGGGACTCCGATTGTAGCGACGGAAATACCCTCATTAATCGAGTTTAAGAATACGAAGGCGATCGCCGCTTGGTGTGAGCCAGATAACCCCAGCCAATTTGCAACAGCAGTAGCACAGGTACTAAAAACTCATCCCCGCAAAATCGAAGGTTATTCAGATACAACTGATTTTGTCAAGCAATTTTCTTGGGAAAATCGCGCTGCCAAAATTCTCAGTTACGTAGACGAATCTCTGCGTCCGCAAATCGTTGCATAA
- a CDS encoding ATP-binding cassette domain-containing protein, with product MLIDKQSKLKRSIFTNPVLLRFAKPYPWWILLTIILGFSGALFNGVGTALIVPVVLKIVGQEVNFDGAPAILQGIMEPFDNVPENYRLLVMAGAIVFTIFLKNAASYASTLVSSSLSRILTGDMREAGLKILLDVDLDYYTKMQVGDLINRLGGEVARAASAISSLIKLVIISITILVFVGLLMSISWQLTIATTVLLSLVTLINQFAISRSRNFGKMLSEMSKMYSITVLETLMGIRLVKATGNEQREYLKIKKLIRDREQADFQSQVYTELITPVSELTGIVTLMLIVFLGRTFFADQVASLSAVLLTYLLVLLRLLPFISQLNSLRSSFAASATSVDIAADFLRRDNKPIMPNGKLGYSKLHKGVHFNWVSFAYPGHDKSVIKDVDLYIPRGTTLALVGSSGAGKSTLADLLPRFYDPTSGSITIDDVDLRDFDLTSLRKAMGIVSQDTFLFNNSVQYNIAYGQPEATHEEIILAAKRANAYEFISKLPQGFDTLIGDRGVMLSGGQRQRLAIARALLQDPEILILDEATSALDTVSERLVQGALDELSRDRTTLVIAHRLSTVQKADQIAVLDQGRVVEVGNHEELLRKGGFYSRLYAMQFAHKTAVAKKRKQSLIRISHEIRTRLDSMLGFLRLLLDNMEDNSQERQELIEQSYKSALKILNTVDIFDDIVNLQTNWQSFSATEEKNGVTPQPEALKVISEEFRTGLKPMIDSLRSLADNLVDTPQRRNQILSEAYHYAMNLLDKLEHFEDSVKV from the coding sequence ATGTTAATTGATAAACAATCTAAGTTAAAACGCTCCATCTTCACCAATCCGGTACTGCTCAGATTTGCCAAACCCTATCCTTGGTGGATTTTGCTGACAATCATTTTGGGTTTTTCTGGAGCTTTATTTAATGGTGTAGGTACAGCCCTGATTGTACCAGTAGTTCTCAAAATTGTCGGACAAGAAGTCAATTTTGATGGTGCGCCAGCCATTCTTCAAGGCATCATGGAACCTTTTGATAATGTTCCAGAAAATTACCGCTTATTAGTCATGGCTGGAGCAATTGTATTCACAATTTTTTTAAAAAATGCCGCTAGTTACGCTAGTACGTTGGTATCAAGTTCTCTCTCGCGTATATTAACCGGGGATATGCGCGAAGCTGGTTTAAAGATATTATTAGATGTTGATTTAGATTATTATACCAAGATGCAAGTTGGTGATTTAATCAACCGTCTTGGTGGAGAAGTAGCCCGTGCTGCTAGCGCTATAAGTAGTTTAATTAAATTAGTTATTATTTCAATTACAATTTTAGTTTTTGTAGGGTTGTTGATGTCAATTTCTTGGCAGTTAACAATTGCTACTACAGTTTTACTATCTTTGGTTACGTTGATAAACCAGTTCGCAATTTCCCGTTCAAGAAATTTTGGCAAGATGTTGTCTGAGATGTCTAAGATGTACTCCATCACTGTTTTAGAAACACTGATGGGGATTCGCTTGGTAAAGGCAACAGGAAATGAACAAAGAGAATATTTAAAGATAAAAAAACTCATTCGCGATCGCGAACAAGCAGATTTTCAATCTCAGGTTTACACAGAACTCATTACCCCTGTTAGTGAGTTAACTGGCATTGTCACGTTAATGTTGATTGTGTTTCTGGGACGCACCTTTTTTGCAGACCAGGTAGCCTCTCTATCTGCTGTTTTACTCACATATTTATTAGTGCTCCTGCGACTGTTGCCATTTATTTCTCAGTTAAATTCTCTTCGCAGTAGCTTTGCCGCTTCCGCTACGAGTGTGGATATTGCGGCTGATTTTTTACGGCGTGATAATAAGCCGATCATGCCAAACGGTAAACTGGGCTACTCAAAACTACACAAGGGTGTACATTTTAACTGGGTTTCCTTTGCGTACCCTGGTCATGATAAGTCGGTCATAAAAGATGTAGATTTATACATACCGCGCGGTACAACACTAGCGTTGGTAGGAAGTTCTGGTGCAGGTAAATCTACACTAGCAGACCTCTTACCCAGATTTTACGACCCCACATCTGGCAGTATTACTATCGACGACGTCGATTTACGCGATTTTGATTTGACATCCCTGCGAAAGGCAATGGGAATTGTTAGTCAAGATACTTTTTTGTTTAATAACTCGGTGCAGTATAACATTGCTTATGGGCAACCTGAAGCTACACACGAAGAAATTATCCTAGCAGCAAAGCGGGCAAATGCTTATGAATTTATTAGCAAATTACCGCAGGGATTTGATACCCTTATTGGCGATCGCGGTGTGATGTTGTCTGGAGGACAAAGACAACGCCTTGCCATAGCGCGTGCTTTGCTACAAGACCCAGAAATTCTCATCTTAGACGAAGCAACCAGCGCCTTAGATACTGTTTCCGAACGCCTAGTCCAAGGAGCACTTGATGAGCTTAGTCGCGATCGCACAACCTTGGTGATTGCTCACCGCCTTTCCACAGTACAAAAAGCCGATCAAATCGCCGTATTGGATCAAGGACGAGTGGTAGAGGTCGGAAATCATGAAGAACTTTTACGAAAAGGCGGTTTCTACTCGCGCCTGTACGCAATGCAATTTGCCCACAAGACAGCAGTAGCCAAAAAACGCAAGCAAAGCTTAATCCGCATTTCTCACGAAATTCGCACGCGGCTTGACTCTATGCTAGGTTTTTTGCGCTTGTTACTGGACAACATGGAAGACAATTCCCAAGAGCGACAGGAATTAATAGAACAATCTTACAAATCAGCCTTGAAAATTCTCAATACTGTAGATATTTTTGACGATATTGTTAACCTACAGACAAACTGGCAATCTTTTTCAGCTACAGAAGAAAAGAACGGGGTCACTCCTCAGCCTGAAGCTTTGAAGGTCATATCTGAGGAGTTTAGAACCGGTCTTAAACCCATGATTGACTCCCTTCGTTCCCTTGCTGATAATTTAGTAGACACGCCTCAAAGACGAAACCAAATCCTTTCAGAAGCTTATCACTATGCGATGAACCTACTTGATAAATTAGAGCATTTTGAGGATAGCGTTAAAGTCTAA
- a CDS encoding glycosyltransferase family 4 protein: protein MTAKVSLVVSDLAGGGSVRAFLLAQVLKSLNYQVEIVGFLYGKELYAIPPSGIPVVSVPGTNYPEFLISTRKLLQKLDGDIIYAVKPKPTSFGVSLLGKFRSRRPLLLDMDDWELSWYGGMNWKYRPNPKQLYRDVFKKNGALRFPDHPLYLSWMESVVAKADALTIDTDFLKQRFGGVYVPNGKDTVMFDPSKYNPEKSRERYGLSKYRILMFPGAPRRHKGVEDVLMALDLLNQPDLRLVIVGGSPYDDYDDRLIQQWGRWIIKLPKSPVEVMPEIVAAAHIVVVPQRDTIIAHAQFPLKLTDGMAMAKPVLSTKVGDIPEILGDTGYLVDPGCPEQIAEKIQLIFENLEAANERGNRARERCVKHYSVETMASTLSQVITGIKI, encoded by the coding sequence ATGACAGCCAAAGTTTCATTAGTTGTTAGCGACCTAGCAGGAGGCGGAAGCGTCCGGGCATTTTTACTTGCTCAAGTACTTAAAAGCCTTAATTACCAGGTAGAAATTGTCGGTTTTCTTTACGGAAAAGAACTATATGCAATTCCTCCTTCTGGAATTCCAGTTGTTTCCGTTCCAGGGACAAACTATCCTGAGTTTTTAATATCAACTCGGAAGCTGTTGCAAAAACTAGATGGAGATATTATTTACGCAGTAAAACCTAAACCTACGAGTTTTGGGGTGTCTCTTTTGGGGAAATTCCGCAGCCGTCGTCCTTTACTTTTAGATATGGATGATTGGGAACTGAGTTGGTATGGGGGAATGAACTGGAAGTATCGTCCCAATCCCAAGCAATTGTATCGCGACGTTTTCAAGAAGAATGGTGCCTTGAGATTTCCTGATCATCCGCTGTATTTAAGCTGGATGGAAAGCGTGGTGGCAAAAGCAGATGCGCTAACGATAGATACTGACTTTCTCAAACAACGCTTTGGCGGTGTCTATGTGCCTAACGGCAAGGATACTGTAATGTTTGATCCTAGTAAATATAACCCTGAGAAAAGTAGAGAGCGTTATGGTCTTTCTAAGTATCGAATTCTTATGTTTCCAGGAGCACCACGACGTCATAAGGGGGTTGAAGATGTCTTAATGGCGTTAGATTTACTCAATCAGCCAGATTTGAGACTTGTGATCGTTGGTGGCAGTCCTTACGATGACTATGATGATAGACTCATTCAGCAATGGGGACGTTGGATTATCAAGTTGCCAAAGTCTCCTGTGGAAGTCATGCCAGAGATTGTAGCAGCTGCACACATTGTAGTTGTTCCCCAGCGAGATACGATCATCGCTCACGCCCAATTTCCCCTGAAGTTAACCGATGGTATGGCAATGGCTAAACCTGTTTTATCAACTAAAGTTGGTGATATTCCAGAAATTTTAGGAGATACTGGTTATCTTGTTGACCCAGGTTGTCCAGAGCAAATTGCCGAGAAAATACAATTGATATTTGAGAATTTAGAGGCAGCAAACGAGCGAGGCAATAGAGCCAGAGAAAGATGTGTAAAACATTATAGTGTAGAGACAATGGCATCTACGCTATCTCAAGTCATTACCGGAATTAAGATTTAG
- a CDS encoding glycosyltransferase family 2 protein, translating into MTPLVSIVVTCFNQASYLERSVKSVLSQTFTDLECIIVDDGSKDNTKEVAQELLSLDSRVSFFYKENGGVSSARNFGFRQAKGKWIQFLDGDDWIHEDKIRFQLSHLNGSEGENTLFYTDYERVFLDKEGNITKRVENIVGSLTTEQLIQRLLIPDFLVDSPFPVLQQCLLMHRSIFQKKMFDERLKALQDRDFTLDLLLAGVNFVYAPMVGAYYTKHQSNRTNNWSYMKNYYIMFYETVCGKHPELIPLSQVGISFLLREAIREKDKKNFDRLMTMLHPPFYLLDNNKIRINNTFILKLIYIARLIIPSFLLYEKDRGPRSKKVLSFIGKLTNWQKPENQSYMSGQ; encoded by the coding sequence ATGACTCCACTTGTCTCTATAGTTGTCACCTGTTTTAATCAAGCGAGCTACCTAGAACGCTCGGTTAAAAGCGTACTTTCGCAAACATTCACTGACCTTGAATGCATTATCGTAGATGATGGCTCTAAGGATAATACTAAAGAGGTAGCTCAGGAGTTGCTTAGTCTCGATTCACGAGTCAGTTTCTTTTATAAAGAAAATGGCGGCGTCTCCTCAGCTCGTAACTTTGGCTTTAGACAGGCAAAAGGCAAGTGGATTCAATTTTTAGATGGAGATGACTGGATTCACGAAGATAAAATTAGATTCCAATTAAGCCATTTAAATGGGTCAGAAGGTGAAAATACTTTATTTTATACAGATTATGAACGGGTCTTTCTAGACAAAGAAGGAAATATTACGAAAAGGGTAGAAAATATTGTTGGTTCTTTGACGACAGAGCAATTGATTCAGCGATTACTCATTCCTGATTTTTTGGTTGATTCCCCTTTTCCCGTCCTTCAGCAATGCTTGTTAATGCATAGAAGTATTTTCCAGAAAAAAATGTTCGATGAACGGCTTAAAGCTCTCCAAGATAGAGATTTTACCTTGGATTTGCTTTTAGCTGGTGTCAATTTTGTCTACGCTCCTATGGTGGGAGCTTACTATACAAAACATCAGTCGAATAGAACTAATAATTGGTCTTATATGAAAAATTATTACATTATGTTCTACGAGACTGTGTGCGGCAAGCACCCAGAGTTAATTCCCTTATCCCAAGTGGGTATTAGTTTTTTGCTGAGAGAAGCAATTCGGGAAAAGGATAAAAAGAATTTTGACAGACTAATGACAATGCTGCATCCTCCTTTTTATCTATTAGATAATAACAAAATTAGGATTAATAACACCTTTATCCTCAAACTCATTTACATCGCCAGGTTAATAATTCCTAGCTTCTTACTCTATGAAAAAGACAGGGGACCACGCTCCAAAAAAGTTTTATCGTTTATTGGTAAATTAACCAACTGGCAAAAACCAGAGAACCAAAGTTATATGAGCGGTCAATAA
- the gloB gene encoding hydroxyacylglutathione hydrolase, producing the protein MQVIRLAALSDNYIFVLHDPKQNVAAVVDPAEAEPVLQKLKELKAELVAIFNTHHHQDHVGGNRQLIEQFPQLTVYGGSADKGRIPGQQVFLQQGDRVQFADRTAEVIFVPGHTRAHIAYYFPPQNPGETGELFCGDTLFAGGCGRLFEGTPTQMVDSLSKLRSLPDHTRVWCAHEYTLKNLQFALTVDAQNADLQTRYHEVKASRSRQEATVPSLLGVEKRTNPFLRWDQPALQLAANSRDAAQTFARVRGMKDKF; encoded by the coding sequence ATGCAGGTCATCCGTTTAGCAGCACTTTCAGATAATTACATCTTTGTGCTGCACGATCCCAAGCAAAATGTTGCTGCTGTTGTCGATCCAGCCGAGGCGGAACCAGTTTTGCAGAAACTCAAAGAATTAAAGGCTGAGTTGGTGGCGATTTTTAACACGCACCATCATCAAGATCATGTGGGAGGGAACCGCCAACTCATTGAGCAATTCCCTCAATTAACAGTGTATGGTGGATCGGCAGATAAGGGGAGAATACCAGGACAGCAGGTATTTTTACAACAAGGCGATCGCGTCCAATTTGCAGATAGAACAGCTGAGGTTATCTTCGTTCCTGGACATACCCGCGCTCATATTGCCTATTATTTTCCTCCACAGAACCCAGGTGAAACGGGTGAGTTATTCTGCGGCGATACCCTGTTTGCTGGTGGTTGCGGTCGTTTATTTGAAGGGACACCAACACAAATGGTAGATTCATTAAGCAAACTCCGCTCATTACCTGACCATACCCGTGTCTGGTGTGCTCACGAATACACTCTAAAAAATTTGCAATTCGCCCTCACTGTAGATGCACAAAACGCCGACTTACAAACCCGTTATCATGAGGTGAAGGCGTCCCGGAGTCGGCAAGAAGCCACAGTTCCCTCGCTTTTAGGGGTGGAAAAGCGCACAAATCCCTTTTTACGTTGGGATCAGCCAGCATTACAATTAGCTGCCAACAGTCGCGACGCAGCGCAAACCTTTGCACGGGTACGAGGAATGAAAGATAAGTTTTAG
- the rplI gene encoding 50S ribosomal protein L9, with translation MAKRIQLVLTQDVSKLGKSGDLVEVAPGYARNYLIPQSLATRATPGILKQVERRRELERQRQLELKQQAQEQKAALEKVESYQIAKQAGEAESIFGTVTTQDVADVIQQTTGLEVDRRGITIPDIGNLGTYEAEIKLYSDVTAKVSIQVVAS, from the coding sequence ATGGCGAAACGCATACAGTTAGTTTTAACTCAGGATGTTAGCAAGCTAGGGAAATCTGGCGACTTGGTAGAAGTTGCTCCTGGCTATGCTCGTAACTACTTAATTCCCCAAAGTTTGGCAACTCGTGCCACTCCTGGTATTCTCAAGCAAGTCGAACGTCGTCGCGAGTTAGAACGCCAGCGGCAGTTAGAATTGAAGCAACAAGCTCAAGAGCAAAAAGCAGCTTTGGAAAAAGTTGAAAGCTACCAAATTGCCAAACAGGCTGGTGAAGCCGAATCTATTTTCGGTACAGTCACTACCCAAGACGTGGCAGATGTCATTCAACAAACCACAGGACTGGAAGTGGATCGGCGTGGTATTACCATACCCGATATTGGCAACTTAGGCACTTATGAGGCTGAAATTAAGCTGTATTCTGATGTAACAGCAAAAGTTAGTATTCAAGTTGTAGCTAGCTAA
- a CDS encoding RsmB/NOP family class I SAM-dependent RNA methyltransferase, with product MEKASNLLFKLSRRLFKNLDEQEKFVEALIHPKPFHPCILWCQEKPEFSPFSVETPTAWQPQFIDRLSLGEKPGQNRLHEQGYFYCLDFSSVFAASILLTISSPVKLVFDMCAAPGGKSVFAWKGLQPELLISNEVIGKRLGMLISNLKRCHISPCGVVNKDSSIFAERIPLSSDVVIVDAPCTGQSLLAKGEKAPGCFHPTVINKSANRQKRIIANSAQIVSPQGYLAYMTCTYSPEENEEVCEWFLERFPEFQAVEISHLQNYQSHLTSVPCYRMFPQDRLGAGAFTVLFKNTDEGETKEIDVETLSAVWMNTNREDTKK from the coding sequence ATGGAGAAAGCTTCTAATTTATTATTTAAACTTTCGCGCCGTTTGTTTAAAAACTTAGATGAACAAGAGAAATTTGTTGAGGCTTTAATTCATCCTAAACCTTTCCATCCCTGCATTCTGTGGTGTCAAGAAAAGCCGGAATTTTCTCCCTTTTCTGTAGAAACACCAACAGCTTGGCAACCACAATTCATAGACCGTTTATCACTTGGAGAAAAACCTGGTCAAAATCGCCTGCACGAGCAGGGATATTTTTATTGCTTAGATTTTTCTTCTGTGTTTGCAGCTTCTATTTTGTTAACAATTTCTAGCCCTGTCAAGTTAGTTTTTGATATGTGTGCCGCACCAGGAGGGAAGAGTGTCTTTGCTTGGAAAGGCTTGCAGCCTGAATTGCTAATAAGTAATGAAGTCATTGGCAAACGCTTAGGAATGTTAATTTCTAATTTAAAGCGCTGTCATATTAGCCCCTGTGGTGTAGTTAATAAAGATTCTAGTATTTTCGCTGAAAGGATACCTTTATCTAGTGATGTAGTTATAGTGGATGCCCCTTGTACTGGGCAATCTTTACTTGCTAAAGGGGAGAAAGCACCAGGATGTTTTCATCCGACTGTTATTAATAAGAGTGCAAATCGGCAAAAGAGGATCATAGCTAATTCTGCTCAGATTGTTTCACCACAAGGATACCTTGCTTATATGACTTGCACCTATTCTCCTGAGGAAAATGAGGAAGTTTGTGAATGGTTTTTGGAAAGGTTTCCTGAGTTTCAAGCGGTGGAGATTAGTCATTTACAAAATTATCAATCGCATTTAACTTCTGTGCCTTGTTATCGGATGTTTCCTCAGGATAGGTTGGGCGCAGGTGCGTTTACAGTGCTGTTTAAAAATACCGACGAGGGTGAGACAAAGGAGATAGATGTGGAGACTTTATCTGCGGTTTGGATGAACACAAACCGCGAGGACACCAAGAAATAA